The Georgenia faecalis genome includes a window with the following:
- a CDS encoding TRAP transporter small permease: protein MSAARLVRGVLSGAERVLMTISGVAITLVSVVLVLQVFMRYVLNSPTVWSEEFATLMFVWCVMAAIPVAVRHSEHIAVTIVVDRLRGTARRVVVALGYLLSAGLFGLVTVYAALMLPTGARQLMTGLTIATGTDISLLAMYLIVPIGMGFSFVYALEKLVATLRGEFDTPLDPVQANAPELEPAAVPTSHDKDA from the coding sequence GTGAGCGCCGCCCGGCTCGTGCGCGGGGTGCTCTCCGGCGCCGAACGCGTCCTCATGACGATCTCCGGCGTGGCCATCACGCTGGTGAGCGTCGTCCTCGTGCTGCAGGTGTTCATGCGGTACGTCCTCAACAGCCCGACCGTGTGGTCGGAGGAGTTCGCCACGCTCATGTTCGTCTGGTGCGTCATGGCGGCGATCCCCGTCGCGGTGCGTCACAGCGAGCACATCGCCGTCACGATCGTCGTCGACCGCCTGCGCGGCACCGCCCGCCGGGTCGTCGTCGCCCTCGGCTACCTCCTCTCGGCCGGCCTGTTCGGCCTCGTCACGGTCTACGCCGCGCTCATGCTCCCCACCGGTGCCCGCCAGCTCATGACCGGGCTCACCATCGCCACCGGCACGGACATCTCGCTGCTCGCGATGTACCTCATCGTCCCGATCGGCATGGGCTTCTCCTTCGTCTACGCGCTCGAGAAGCTCGTCGCGACGCTGCGCGGGGAGTTCGACACCCCGCTCGACCCGGTGCAGGCCAACGCGCCCGAGCTCGAGCCCGCCGCCGTGCCGACCTCTCACGACAAGGACGCCTGA
- a CDS encoding SDR family oxidoreductase, with protein sequence MPLALVTGAARANSIAAGVVPRLVNDGWQVATSDLADADYPCDLSTPTGPHELVAAVVGDHGPISALVLSHAHDVQSGILTTTAESLDRHMAVNARASLLLIAAFARQVPADGGAVVAFTSDHTTGNLPYGASKAALDRIVISAARELGPVGVSANVVNPGPVDTGWIDDDLRTVLIPAHPLGRLGTPADIAAVVAFLLSREGRWVSGQLLHADGGFSARF encoded by the coding sequence ATGCCTCTTGCACTGGTGACCGGCGCCGCCCGGGCGAACAGCATCGCGGCGGGCGTCGTGCCGCGCCTCGTGAACGACGGGTGGCAGGTGGCCACCAGCGACCTCGCCGACGCCGACTACCCGTGCGACCTGTCGACCCCGACCGGCCCGCACGAGCTCGTCGCCGCCGTCGTGGGCGACCACGGTCCCATCAGCGCGCTCGTGCTCAGCCATGCCCACGACGTCCAGTCCGGGATCCTCACCACCACCGCCGAGAGCCTCGACCGCCACATGGCGGTCAATGCCCGCGCGAGCCTCCTGCTCATCGCCGCGTTCGCGCGCCAGGTTCCCGCCGACGGCGGCGCCGTCGTCGCCTTCACCAGCGACCACACCACCGGCAACCTGCCGTACGGCGCGTCGAAGGCTGCTCTGGACCGCATCGTCATCTCGGCCGCGCGCGAGCTGGGTCCGGTCGGCGTCTCCGCCAACGTCGTCAACCCGGGACCGGTCGACACGGGCTGGATCGACGACGACCTGCGTACCGTCCTGATCCCGGCCCATCCGCTCGGGCGGCTCGGCACGCCCGCGGACATCGCTGCCGTCGTGGCGTTCCTCCTGTCCCGCGAGGGGCGCTGGGTCTCGGGGCAGCTGCTCCACGCCGACGGCGGATTCTCCGCCCGCTTCTAG
- a CDS encoding zinc-dependent alcohol dehydrogenase yields MRAIRFETSGTAHVVDIPRPTPGPGEVLVAVTSTGVCGSDLAALRGTHPFRIPPLISGHEAGGRVAEIGPDVDGVTVGDRVVIDPQRPCGACERCRVGRYHLCADKEMLGIAEWDGSFAEHVVVPAYTLVAAPDDVDDAHLALAEPIAVAAHAVAQLGARPHDRALVLGGGTIGALITQVLRDAGAAEVDVVEPREHVHPLLRSLGATGVHTPDAALEAGSYDAVFIAAGVPALVDRAFETVAPGGAIVQVAVFNQPVPVPVGQVQVREIALLGTAMYTKEDFRTALEVLRRHPDLADALVTRTTSLEEGAAITTAMAADGPGDIVKLVMVP; encoded by the coding sequence ATGCGCGCCATCAGATTCGAGACCTCCGGGACCGCCCACGTGGTCGACATCCCCCGTCCGACGCCGGGTCCCGGGGAGGTCCTCGTCGCCGTCACGTCCACCGGCGTGTGCGGCTCGGACCTCGCCGCCCTGCGCGGCACGCACCCGTTCCGCATCCCGCCGCTGATCTCCGGCCACGAGGCCGGCGGGCGCGTGGCCGAGATCGGCCCCGACGTCGACGGCGTCACCGTCGGCGACCGCGTCGTCATCGACCCGCAGCGCCCGTGCGGCGCGTGCGAGCGGTGCCGCGTGGGCCGCTACCACCTCTGCGCCGACAAGGAGATGCTCGGCATCGCCGAGTGGGACGGCTCCTTCGCCGAGCACGTCGTCGTGCCCGCCTACACGCTCGTGGCCGCCCCGGACGACGTCGACGACGCCCACCTCGCCCTCGCGGAGCCCATCGCGGTCGCCGCGCACGCCGTGGCCCAGCTCGGCGCCCGCCCTCACGACCGCGCCCTCGTCCTCGGCGGCGGCACGATCGGCGCCCTCATCACCCAGGTGCTCCGCGACGCCGGCGCCGCAGAGGTCGACGTCGTCGAGCCCCGCGAGCACGTCCACCCGCTCCTGCGCTCCCTCGGGGCCACGGGCGTCCACACGCCCGACGCCGCCCTGGAGGCTGGCTCCTACGACGCCGTCTTCATCGCCGCGGGCGTCCCGGCGCTCGTCGACCGCGCCTTCGAGACGGTCGCCCCGGGCGGCGCGATCGTCCAGGTCGCCGTGTTCAACCAGCCCGTCCCGGTGCCCGTCGGCCAGGTGCAGGTGCGCGAGATCGCCCTGCTCGGGACGGCGATGTACACCAAGGAGGACTTCCGCACCGCCCTCGAGGTGCTCCGCCGCCACCCGGACCTCGCCGACGCCCTCGTCACCCGCACCACCTCCCTCGAGGAGGGCGCCGCGATCACCACGGCCATGGCCGCCGACGGCCCCGGGGACATCGTCAAGCTGGTGATGGTCCCGTGA
- a CDS encoding diacylglycerol/lipid kinase family protein: protein MTRSAFTGVRTTSPMGALSADDVDRRARAVVMARAFCLLVNPASGGGAATAAAGAVTRVLRAAGADVEVAHSRCSEHSAVLARAAVGRGAVVVAVGGDGTVASLVGPVVAAGGVLGIVPGGRGNDFAAQLGIGRSPEDVAATLLTAEPRRVDLVDVGGRLVPGSVFAGVDSLASEFVDGARRLPGRLQYPYAAVRAVLAFRPATYRITVDGVEHVERACTVVVANSGQYGHGMHIAPGAALDDGLLDVVLVRAMSRLRLLRFFPSVYSGRHVDLEEVEVWRGRTVSLSADTAVTAYADGERLVDLPVTARVRPGALAVLAPEPVTAAAAAPAASSATLATAASAVSAATAAAAALAVAVVQPALRARAASRAPTPPAPAPPPPAGSTAPAPPVPTAPPS, encoded by the coding sequence ATGACCCGCAGTGCGTTCACCGGTGTGCGCACGACCAGCCCGATGGGAGCGCTCAGTGCGGACGACGTCGATCGACGGGCCAGGGCCGTCGTGATGGCGCGCGCCTTCTGTCTCCTCGTCAACCCCGCCTCCGGCGGGGGCGCCGCCACGGCCGCGGCGGGCGCCGTGACCCGGGTCCTCCGGGCGGCCGGCGCCGACGTCGAGGTGGCCCACAGCCGCTGCAGCGAGCACAGCGCGGTCCTCGCGCGCGCCGCCGTCGGCCGGGGGGCGGTGGTCGTCGCGGTCGGCGGGGACGGCACCGTCGCCTCGCTCGTCGGTCCGGTGGTCGCGGCGGGCGGCGTGCTCGGCATCGTCCCCGGCGGCCGGGGCAACGACTTCGCGGCGCAGCTGGGGATCGGCCGGTCGCCGGAGGACGTCGCCGCCACCCTCCTCACCGCCGAGCCGCGCCGGGTCGACCTCGTCGACGTCGGCGGCCGGCTCGTCCCGGGGAGCGTCTTCGCCGGCGTGGACTCGCTGGCGTCGGAGTTCGTCGACGGCGCCCGGCGGCTGCCGGGACGGCTCCAGTACCCCTACGCGGCGGTCCGCGCGGTGCTGGCGTTCCGGCCCGCGACGTACCGGATCACCGTCGACGGCGTCGAGCACGTCGAACGGGCGTGCACCGTCGTCGTCGCCAACTCGGGCCAGTACGGCCACGGCATGCACATCGCCCCGGGGGCGGCGCTCGACGACGGGCTCCTCGACGTCGTCCTGGTCCGCGCGATGTCGCGGCTGCGGCTGCTGCGCTTCTTCCCCTCGGTGTACTCCGGCCGGCATGTCGACCTCGAGGAGGTCGAGGTGTGGCGCGGCCGGACGGTCTCCCTCTCCGCCGACACCGCGGTCACCGCCTACGCCGACGGCGAGCGCCTCGTCGACCTCCCGGTCACCGCCCGCGTCCGCCCCGGGGCCCTGGCGGTGCTGGCGCCCGAGCCGGTGACGGCGGCCGCAGCCGCCCCGGCGGCATCGTCCGCGACCCTCGCCACGGCCGCCTCGGCGGTGTCAGCCGCGACGGCCGCCGCGGCCGCGCTGGCCGTGGCCGTGGTGCAGCCCGCGCTCCGCGCCCGCGCCGCATCGCGCGCCCCCACGCCGCCGGCTCCCGCTCCCCCACCGCCGGCAGGCAGCACCGCACCCGCACCGCCGGTCCCCACCGCCCCGCCGTCATAG
- a CDS encoding FadR/GntR family transcriptional regulator: MPDPSPSSGIVRQRRLSDQVADALRDDILARGLRPGDRLPSERELCETYGVSRTVVREALRALTAKGIVVATPGSGLSVGRTSIDDVGQMLQMFLHHGPNVPYLQLHEVRATLEVAVAGLAAERIDDAHLTQLADLCDQLPGHADDIVAASTNDYAFHRGLAVATGNDFFVMLYDVLGEGLMETRIATFSYDPRRIDVVTRAHRAIVEHLDAHRADGAREAMLDHLNEVRGTWVRHQESAAT, translated from the coding sequence GTGCCCGACCCCTCGCCGTCGAGCGGCATCGTCCGGCAGCGCCGGCTCTCCGACCAGGTGGCCGACGCGCTCCGCGACGACATCCTCGCCCGCGGGCTCCGGCCGGGGGACCGCCTGCCCTCCGAGCGCGAGCTGTGCGAGACCTACGGCGTCTCGCGCACCGTGGTCCGCGAGGCCCTGCGCGCCCTCACCGCCAAGGGCATCGTCGTCGCCACCCCCGGGTCGGGGCTGAGCGTGGGCCGCACGAGCATTGACGACGTCGGCCAGATGCTCCAGATGTTCCTCCACCACGGCCCCAACGTCCCGTACCTGCAGCTCCACGAGGTACGGGCGACCCTCGAGGTCGCCGTCGCCGGCCTCGCCGCCGAGCGCATCGACGACGCGCACCTCACCCAGCTCGCCGACCTCTGCGACCAGCTCCCCGGCCACGCCGACGACATCGTCGCCGCCTCCACCAACGACTACGCCTTCCACCGCGGCCTCGCCGTCGCCACCGGCAACGACTTCTTCGTCATGCTCTACGACGTGCTCGGCGAGGGGCTCATGGAGACGCGCATCGCGACGTTCTCCTACGACCCCCGCCGCATCGATGTCGTCACCCGGGCGCACCGGGCGATCGTGGAGCACCTCGACGCGCACCGCGCCGACGGCGCGCGGGAGGCGATGCTCGACCACCTCAACGAGGTGCGCGGGACCTGGGTCCGGCACCAGGAGAGCGCGGCGACCTGA
- a CDS encoding TRAP transporter substrate-binding protein, with amino-acid sequence MGKRTTSLHPRLVAPVAGAALLLSGCAATPDDAEPDLLLRLGHSYGTGSLQDRAAQRLAEQVAEVSGGDVRIEVYPAAQLGSWEDMQEGLEFGAVDMVIESVGSFERYTGLAAIEGVPFLYEDEEQFLEVWDGPLGEEIIEAIREDTGFLLLGQMYRGPRVLNTQRPITELADVQGLKLRVPTQQTYLDTWESLGASPMPLALSEVFSAIEQGAVEGQENPADVVRFNSFYEVAPHVTRTEHIYGNFHFQVWADAYEAWPEDLRDIVDAEIDDVSEWYEETSISEQQANVDFLVEHGVEFHEIDRAEWADATAEVLDHVDPQVADWVERIRSNDT; translated from the coding sequence GTGGGGAAGAGAACGACCTCGCTCCACCCTCGCCTCGTCGCCCCCGTGGCGGGCGCCGCCCTCCTCCTCAGCGGCTGCGCCGCCACGCCCGACGACGCCGAGCCGGATCTCCTGCTGCGCCTGGGCCACTCCTACGGGACGGGCAGCCTCCAGGACCGCGCCGCCCAGCGCCTCGCCGAGCAGGTCGCCGAGGTCTCCGGCGGCGACGTGCGCATCGAGGTGTACCCGGCCGCCCAGCTCGGCAGCTGGGAGGACATGCAGGAGGGCCTCGAGTTCGGGGCCGTCGACATGGTCATCGAGTCGGTCGGCTCGTTCGAGCGCTACACCGGCCTCGCGGCGATCGAGGGCGTGCCGTTCCTCTACGAGGACGAGGAGCAGTTCCTCGAGGTGTGGGACGGCCCCCTCGGCGAGGAGATCATCGAGGCGATCCGTGAGGACACCGGGTTCCTCCTCCTCGGGCAGATGTACCGGGGCCCGCGCGTGCTCAACACCCAGCGCCCCATCACCGAGCTCGCGGACGTCCAGGGCCTCAAGCTGCGGGTGCCCACCCAGCAGACCTACCTCGACACCTGGGAGTCGCTCGGGGCGAGCCCCATGCCGCTGGCGCTGAGCGAGGTGTTCTCCGCGATCGAGCAGGGCGCCGTCGAGGGCCAGGAGAACCCGGCCGACGTCGTCCGGTTCAACTCCTTCTACGAGGTCGCGCCGCACGTCACCCGCACCGAGCACATCTACGGCAACTTCCACTTCCAGGTGTGGGCGGACGCCTACGAGGCCTGGCCGGAGGACCTGCGGGATATCGTCGACGCCGAGATCGACGACGTCTCCGAGTGGTACGAGGAGACGTCGATCTCGGAGCAGCAGGCCAACGTCGACTTCCTCGTCGAGCACGGTGTCGAGTTCCACGAGATCGACCGCGCCGAGTGGGCCGACGCCACCGCGGAGGTCCTCGACCACGTCGACCCGCAGGTCGCGGACTGGGTCGAGCGGATCCGCTCGAACGACACGTGA
- a CDS encoding YoaK family protein, which produces MSLSLRDLSAIGLLTLTAAAGVVDAVCYFSLERVFTGNMTGNLLLLGFALTGEAGNPVNNLVAVAGFLLGALIAGRLVPHGKASPLPTTTVWALVGGTALAAALCGLWLAAGELGSGQTLVLTALLAVVMGSQIVAVKPLGNADITTVVVTGTLANIARNSRLAGAPPQARAGWLDRVLSVVALVLGAAVGAGVDRNVSGAAALSLAAGLMLVGVVVLLVVRRRQLADIAADARP; this is translated from the coding sequence ATGAGCCTGTCGCTGCGCGACCTCTCGGCGATCGGGCTCCTCACCCTCACCGCCGCCGCGGGCGTCGTCGACGCCGTCTGCTACTTCAGCCTCGAGCGCGTCTTCACCGGGAACATGACCGGCAACCTGCTCCTGCTCGGGTTCGCGCTCACCGGCGAGGCCGGCAACCCGGTGAACAACCTCGTGGCCGTCGCGGGATTCCTCCTCGGCGCCCTCATCGCCGGGCGTCTCGTCCCGCACGGCAAGGCGAGCCCCCTGCCGACCACGACGGTGTGGGCGCTCGTCGGCGGGACGGCGCTAGCCGCGGCGCTCTGCGGGCTGTGGCTGGCGGCGGGCGAGCTGGGCAGCGGGCAGACGCTCGTCCTCACGGCGCTGCTCGCCGTCGTCATGGGCTCCCAGATCGTCGCGGTGAAGCCGCTCGGCAACGCGGACATCACGACCGTCGTCGTCACCGGGACCCTCGCCAACATCGCGCGCAACAGCCGCCTCGCCGGGGCGCCGCCGCAGGCGCGGGCCGGCTGGCTCGACCGGGTCCTCTCGGTGGTCGCGCTCGTCCTCGGGGCGGCGGTCGGGGCCGGCGTCGACCGGAACGTCTCGGGCGCTGCGGCGCTCTCCCTGGCGGCGGGCCTCATGCTCGTCGGGGTCGTGGTGCTCCTCGTGGTCCGACGGCGGCAGCTGGCGGACATCGCTGCCGACGCGCGGCCCTGA
- a CDS encoding TRAP transporter large permease → MPLILGGVLVVLLVIGAPVGVAIGLASFAALGVDGVPPEVGAQRFVAGMRSFPLLAVPLFVLAGALMNAGGITQRLIDFAYAVVGRIRGGLSAVNVLTNVAFGGMSGSAVADASSVGRLLIPQMLRRHYSPGDAAAVTATASIIALVLPPSITMIIYAVAAEVSVSALFFHGLYIGLGFGAVYLVTGWLIARKKGYPAETGVGARDVLRAAAKAVPALTIPVIILGGIRLGIFTATEGGAVAVLIAAILGAVVYRELTWPRIVKAMRETTMLVAAIMLIIAMAQAYSWALVTGGTPQIVADAVLGLTDNMVLILLVVNVLLLLIGTVVEGNAAIIIFTPILLPVVTAAGVDPVHFGLIVVINLAIGLITPPVGINLLITSRIAGIPMEKSLRDMVPWLTVSVAMLLLVTYAPVLLGLGTY, encoded by the coding sequence ATGCCCCTCATCCTCGGCGGCGTCCTCGTCGTCCTGCTCGTCATCGGCGCGCCCGTCGGCGTCGCCATCGGCCTCGCCTCGTTCGCCGCCCTCGGCGTCGACGGCGTCCCCCCGGAGGTCGGGGCGCAGCGCTTCGTCGCCGGCATGCGCTCGTTCCCGCTGCTCGCCGTCCCGCTGTTCGTCCTCGCCGGCGCCCTGATGAACGCCGGCGGCATCACCCAGCGGCTCATCGACTTCGCCTACGCCGTCGTCGGCCGGATCCGCGGCGGGCTCTCCGCCGTCAACGTCCTCACCAACGTCGCCTTCGGCGGCATGTCGGGCTCCGCCGTCGCCGACGCGTCCTCGGTGGGGCGCCTCCTCATCCCCCAGATGCTGCGCCGCCACTACTCCCCGGGCGACGCCGCCGCGGTGACGGCCACCGCCTCGATCATCGCGCTCGTGCTCCCGCCGAGCATCACGATGATCATCTACGCCGTCGCCGCCGAGGTGTCGGTGAGCGCGCTGTTCTTCCACGGCCTGTACATCGGCCTGGGCTTCGGCGCCGTCTACCTCGTCACCGGCTGGCTCATCGCCCGCAAGAAGGGCTACCCGGCCGAGACCGGCGTCGGCGCCCGGGACGTGCTGCGCGCCGCGGCCAAGGCCGTGCCCGCCCTGACGATCCCGGTCATCATCCTCGGCGGCATCCGCCTGGGGATCTTCACCGCGACGGAGGGCGGGGCGGTCGCGGTGCTCATCGCCGCGATCCTCGGCGCCGTCGTCTACCGGGAGCTCACGTGGCCGCGCATCGTCAAGGCGATGCGGGAGACGACCATGCTCGTCGCCGCCATCATGCTCATCATCGCCATGGCCCAGGCCTACTCGTGGGCGCTCGTCACCGGCGGGACGCCGCAGATCGTCGCCGACGCCGTCCTCGGGCTCACCGACAACATGGTGCTCATCCTGCTCGTCGTCAACGTGCTGCTGCTGCTCATCGGCACCGTCGTCGAGGGCAACGCGGCGATCATCATCTTCACCCCGATCCTCCTGCCGGTCGTCACGGCGGCAGGCGTGGACCCCGTCCACTTCGGCCTCATCGTCGTCATCAACCTGGCCATCGGGCTCATCACGCCGCCGGTCGGCATCAACCTGCTCATCACGAGCCGGATCGCCGGGATCCCGATGGAGAAGTCGCTGCGGGACATGGTCCCGTGGCTCACGGTCTCCGTCGCCATGCTCCTGCTCGTCACGTACGCCCCCGTCCTGCTCGGCCTCGGCACGTACTGA
- the otnK gene encoding 3-oxo-tetronate kinase, with amino-acid sequence MSADGTPGTTTNDGEQLMRGAIADDFTGATDLAGNWRARGLRTAVALGVPTAEDLAGLAGHDAVVVALKIRSAPADVAVAQAREAARALAGLGCTQVYDKYCSTFDSTPEGNIGPIADALLEETGARSAVVVPAFPDAGRTVYQGHLFVGSDPLDRSPMKDHPLNPMWDSRVADLLRPQTAHPVAEVPVGVVHTGEDALRAELARLEESGARYVVVDALDNDDLAVIARATADARLVTGGSGLALGLPPTGRTLGPITAVPGRRAVLAGSASRATQAQVQAAREHLPHVKVDVAAVLADPAGQVDSLLAWAQERWAEAPDRPVLVYSVGDPDDVARGRAVTADASAVVEGLFAALAPRLADAGATQLVVAGGETSGSVAHGLDVAVLEVGQLLSPGVSWLTGRRRGADDVNLVLKSGNFGTVDLFTTAWEELG; translated from the coding sequence GTGAGCGCCGACGGCACGCCCGGCACGACGACGAACGATGGGGAGCAGCTGATGCGCGGTGCGATCGCGGACGACTTCACAGGGGCGACCGACCTCGCCGGGAACTGGCGGGCCCGCGGGCTGCGGACCGCCGTCGCCCTCGGGGTGCCGACGGCGGAGGACCTCGCGGGCCTCGCGGGCCACGACGCCGTCGTGGTCGCCCTGAAGATCCGCTCGGCGCCGGCGGACGTAGCGGTCGCGCAGGCCCGGGAGGCGGCGCGGGCGCTCGCCGGCCTCGGCTGCACGCAGGTCTACGACAAGTACTGCTCGACGTTCGACTCCACGCCCGAGGGGAACATCGGCCCCATCGCCGACGCCCTGCTCGAGGAGACGGGGGCGCGCAGCGCCGTCGTCGTCCCGGCCTTCCCCGACGCCGGCCGCACCGTCTACCAGGGCCACCTGTTCGTCGGCAGCGACCCGCTGGACCGCAGCCCGATGAAGGACCACCCGCTCAACCCCATGTGGGACTCGCGGGTCGCCGACCTGCTCCGCCCGCAGACGGCGCACCCGGTCGCCGAGGTGCCCGTCGGCGTGGTCCACACCGGGGAGGACGCCCTGCGCGCGGAGCTCGCCCGGCTCGAGGAGTCGGGCGCGCGGTACGTCGTCGTCGACGCCCTCGACAACGACGACCTCGCCGTCATCGCCCGGGCGACGGCGGACGCCCGCCTGGTCACCGGCGGCTCCGGCCTCGCCCTGGGCCTGCCCCCGACGGGGCGCACCCTCGGGCCCATCACCGCCGTCCCGGGGCGCCGCGCGGTCCTCGCCGGCAGCGCCTCGCGCGCCACGCAGGCGCAGGTGCAGGCGGCGCGCGAGCACCTGCCGCACGTGAAGGTCGACGTCGCCGCCGTCCTGGCGGACCCCGCCGGCCAGGTGGACTCGCTCCTCGCGTGGGCGCAGGAGCGGTGGGCCGAGGCCCCCGACCGCCCCGTGCTTGTCTACTCCGTCGGCGACCCCGACGACGTCGCCCGCGGCCGCGCCGTCACGGCAGACGCCTCTGCGGTGGTCGAGGGCCTCTTCGCCGCCCTCGCGCCGCGCCTCGCCGACGCCGGGGCCACCCAGCTCGTCGTGGCCGGGGGCGAGACGTCGGGCAGCGTGGCGCACGGCCTCGACGTCGCCGTCCTCGAGGTGGGCCAGCTGCTCAGCCCGGGCGTCTCCTGGCTCACCGGGCGCCGCCGCGGCGCCGACGACGTCAACCTCGTGCTCAAGTCGGGGAACTTCGGCACGGTGGACCTCTTCACCACCGCCTGGGAGGAGCTGGGATGA